The candidate division WOR-3 bacterium genome contains a region encoding:
- a CDS encoding PHP domain-containing protein, with protein sequence MDLTFNLHIHTDCSDGAYSPEETVVKAHKIGLKTISITDHDSVAGVLPAQNKAKEVGVEVLSGLELSLEVGDLATCHLLGYLIDVNNNVLISALKMISDSRKDRNIKILRKLEDSGFYLDYAELKGYAGKEENIGRLHIASALAGKGFVKNHHEAFSKFLAKGKKAYFERYRLSIEQGINLIHDAGGIAVLAHPGEGYPSRNIYDKIFFELVDKGLDGVEVFYPSHTHEQRFFFARQAKEFGLIMTAGTDYHGIPGRDMLKLTFEVDYNVLDELKKRGGLYAHA encoded by the coding sequence ATGGATTTAACTTTCAACCTTCATATTCACACCGACTGCTCTGATGGAGCATATAGCCCCGAAGAGACCGTCGTCAAAGCTCATAAAATTGGATTAAAGACTATATCAATCACTGACCACGACAGCGTCGCCGGAGTTTTACCGGCTCAGAACAAGGCAAAAGAGGTTGGCGTTGAGGTCTTAAGCGGGTTGGAACTCAGCCTTGAAGTTGGAGACCTGGCTACATGCCATTTATTGGGTTACTTAATAGACGTAAACAACAATGTTCTGATAAGCGCTTTGAAAATGATATCCGACTCGAGGAAGGACAGAAATATAAAAATCCTGCGCAAACTTGAAGATTCCGGGTTTTACCTCGATTATGCAGAGTTGAAGGGCTACGCCGGGAAAGAAGAGAATATCGGAAGGCTTCATATAGCGTCTGCTCTCGCGGGAAAAGGTTTTGTTAAGAATCATCATGAAGCTTTCAGCAAGTTTTTAGCTAAAGGCAAAAAAGCCTATTTTGAAAGATACAGGCTTTCAATCGAGCAAGGTATAAACTTGATACACGATGCCGGAGGAATAGCGGTTCTCGCCCATCCTGGAGAAGGATATCCATCAAGAAATATTTACGATAAGATTTTTTTTGAACTGGTCGATAAAGGATTAGACGGCGTGGAAGTATTTTATCCCTCTCACACTCATGAGCAGCGTTTTTTTTTCGCCAGACAGGCAAAGGAATTCGGTCTGATTATGACAGCAGGCACTGATTACCATGGGATCCCGGGAAGAGATATGTTGAAATTAACCTTTGAAGTTGATTATAATGTTTTGGATGAACTCAAAAAAAGAGGAGGACTCTATGCTCATGCCTAA